The following are encoded together in the Dickeya lacustris genome:
- the sseB gene encoding enhanced serine sensitivity protein SseB — translation MEFSPQNRLEEVLVQATSEPAHRPEFFRELLEATVYVLGRSEEEILTEPRLLAGSALQLQHWEKPDGSSAIVFFSSLAALQQAVDSEQAFLALPTRTLFETTRGATLFLNPKLPYGKEFLPQEIDHLLASESGNSLAQQQILDGDVALKISVPEALPAQMTHSLTELFKKHGYVKRAFIAHIQEPDETEPHWLIGLDAQGDALETLIQEAGLVATDTQPDDRPVDLCVVSENEPGISHFLIRHTTPFYERKWGSFLRDFKNNAPA, via the coding sequence ATGGAGTTTTCACCCCAAAACCGACTGGAAGAGGTACTGGTGCAGGCGACTTCGGAACCCGCGCACCGGCCTGAGTTTTTTCGAGAATTGCTGGAGGCGACGGTGTATGTACTGGGTCGCAGCGAAGAGGAGATTTTAACGGAACCCCGTTTGCTGGCTGGTAGCGCTTTACAGTTACAACACTGGGAAAAGCCGGATGGCAGCTCTGCGATTGTGTTTTTCTCTTCGCTGGCGGCCTTGCAGCAGGCAGTGGACAGCGAACAGGCGTTTCTGGCGTTGCCTACCCGGACTCTGTTTGAAACTACCCGAGGCGCCACGTTATTTCTCAACCCGAAGTTACCCTACGGTAAAGAGTTTTTACCCCAGGAAATTGACCATCTGCTCGCCAGCGAATCAGGTAATAGTCTGGCGCAACAGCAAATTCTTGATGGTGATGTGGCGTTAAAAATTAGCGTACCCGAAGCGCTGCCCGCGCAAATGACCCACTCGTTGACGGAGCTGTTTAAGAAGCACGGTTACGTGAAGCGCGCGTTTATCGCACATATTCAGGAGCCTGATGAAACCGAACCACATTGGCTGATAGGGCTTGATGCGCAGGGGGATGCGCTAGAGACGCTGATTCAGGAGGCGGGATTGGTTGCAACAGATACTCAGCCGGATGACCGACCGGTGGACTTATGCGTTGTCAGCGAAAATGAACCGGGTATCAGCCATTTTCTGATTCGCCATACCACGCCGTTTTATGAGCGTAAGTGGGGAAGTTTCCTGCGCGATTTTAAAAATAACGCACCAGCGTAA
- the iscX gene encoding Fe-S cluster assembly protein IscX has product MGLKWTDSREIGEALYDLYPEIDPKTVRFTDLHRWICELDEFDDEPEASNEKILEAILLVWLDEAE; this is encoded by the coding sequence ATGGGACTGAAATGGACTGATAGCCGCGAAATCGGTGAAGCGCTGTACGATCTTTATCCTGAGATTGACCCGAAAACGGTACGTTTTACCGATCTGCACCGCTGGATTTGTGAACTGGATGAGTTTGACGATGAGCCAGAAGCATCAAACGAAAAAATTCTCGAAGCTATCCTGTTAGTGTGGCTTGACGAAGCGGAGTAA
- the sseA gene encoding 3-mercaptopyruvate sulfurtransferase: protein MPTSADLFVSASWLNAHLDDEDIQLVDARMLPVGDETRDIYAEYRAAHLPDAVFFDIERLSEQQTSLPHMMPDAATFARALSQLGLSEHRHLIIYDEGNLFSAPRAWWMLTLAGAQRVSLLSGGLAGWKQQGFPLQQGDVALPSATFQVQPYPHGAIRSQDEVLAVSQNGNEQIVDARAAARFFGQTDEPREGLRRGHIPGSFNVPWNVLVADGALKPNHELATLFEQAGVDIQRPIIASCGSGVTASVVILALYALNAPSVSLYDGSWSEWGARHDLPIATA from the coding sequence ATGCCTACATCAGCCGATTTATTTGTCAGTGCATCCTGGTTGAATGCTCATCTTGATGATGAAGATATTCAGCTCGTTGACGCACGCATGCTGCCAGTTGGCGATGAAACGCGAGATATTTATGCGGAGTACCGGGCTGCACACCTGCCGGATGCCGTGTTTTTTGATATTGAGCGGCTTTCCGAGCAGCAAACATCGCTGCCACATATGATGCCTGATGCCGCCACCTTCGCCCGCGCGCTGAGTCAGCTCGGCCTCAGTGAACACCGACATCTGATCATTTACGACGAAGGCAATCTCTTTTCCGCGCCACGCGCCTGGTGGATGTTAACGCTGGCCGGGGCGCAAAGAGTTTCCCTCCTTAGCGGGGGATTGGCAGGCTGGAAGCAGCAAGGTTTCCCCCTGCAACAAGGCGATGTCGCCCTCCCTTCAGCAACTTTTCAGGTACAACCCTATCCCCACGGCGCAATACGCTCACAGGATGAGGTGCTGGCCGTTAGCCAAAACGGTAATGAGCAAATCGTTGATGCACGCGCGGCAGCGCGCTTTTTCGGACAAACGGATGAACCCCGCGAGGGGCTGCGGCGCGGCCACATTCCCGGCAGTTTCAACGTTCCCTGGAATGTGCTGGTCGCCGATGGCGCACTCAAACCCAACCATGAATTGGCAACCCTATTCGAACAGGCTGGGGTGGATATTCAACGACCGATTATCGCCAGCTGTGGTTCCGGCGTTACGGCCTCGGTCGTGATATTGGCGCTATACGCTCTTAATGCTCCCAGCGTCTCGCTGTACGATGGTTCATGGAGCGAATGGGGCGCTCGCCATGATCTCCCCATCGCAACGGCATAA
- the pepB gene encoding aminopeptidase PepB, with protein MTTEAMLITLSHQPADARWGEKAALTANEQGFTIHLSGEKPQAIIQRAARKLDGQGIRHVKLAGEGWNLEHSWAFWQGFRGPKGKRTVEWATLADDQQQELQHRLKIVDWVRDTINLPAEDLGPEQLATRAIDLLCSVAGEAISYRITKGEDLREQNYSGLHTVGRGSERQPVLLALDFNPTGKADAPVLACLVGKGITFDSGGYSLKGSSFMDSMKSDMGGAALVTGALALAAARGLKQRVKLYLCCADNMVSGNAFRLGDIIRYRNGKTVEVMNTDAEGRLVLADGLIDASEQNPQWLIDCATLTGAAKTALGNDYHALFSFDDAMIDSLMQSARREGEPFWRLPLEEFHRQHLPSNFAELNNVAGAAHTAGASTAAAFLSHFVKHYQQGWLHIDCSATYRKSAVEQWAAGATGVGVRTLADFLLSKAG; from the coding sequence ATGACAACTGAAGCGATGCTGATTACCCTTTCTCATCAGCCAGCGGACGCCCGCTGGGGTGAAAAAGCCGCATTAACGGCGAATGAGCAGGGGTTCACTATTCACCTGTCTGGCGAAAAACCGCAGGCCATCATTCAGCGTGCCGCCCGTAAACTGGATGGGCAGGGGATTCGGCATGTCAAACTGGCAGGAGAAGGCTGGAACCTGGAGCATAGCTGGGCTTTCTGGCAGGGGTTCCGTGGGCCGAAAGGCAAGCGCACTGTGGAGTGGGCAACGCTGGCGGATGATCAACAGCAAGAGCTGCAACACCGTTTGAAGATTGTTGATTGGGTGCGCGACACCATCAATTTGCCTGCCGAGGATCTTGGCCCTGAGCAGCTGGCCACTCGCGCGATTGACTTGCTGTGCAGCGTTGCAGGCGAAGCCATCTCTTACCGCATCACCAAAGGTGAAGACTTACGCGAGCAAAACTATAGCGGGTTGCATACTGTCGGGCGTGGTTCTGAGCGTCAACCTGTCTTGCTGGCGCTTGATTTTAACCCCACCGGCAAGGCGGATGCGCCGGTACTGGCGTGTCTGGTCGGTAAAGGCATTACGTTCGATTCCGGTGGCTATAGCCTGAAAGGAAGTAGCTTCATGGACTCCATGAAGTCTGATATGGGCGGTGCGGCGCTGGTAACGGGCGCACTGGCGCTGGCCGCCGCACGCGGGCTGAAACAGCGGGTCAAACTGTATCTGTGCTGTGCGGACAATATGGTCAGTGGCAATGCGTTCCGCCTGGGTGACATCATCCGTTATCGCAACGGAAAAACCGTAGAAGTCATGAACACGGATGCCGAAGGGCGACTGGTGCTGGCTGATGGGCTGATCGATGCGTCTGAGCAAAACCCACAGTGGTTGATTGATTGTGCGACGCTGACCGGTGCAGCCAAAACCGCGCTCGGCAACGATTATCACGCACTGTTCAGCTTCGATGATGCGATGATTGACTCTCTGATGCAAAGCGCGCGTCGCGAAGGCGAACCCTTCTGGCGCTTGCCGCTGGAAGAGTTCCATCGCCAGCATTTACCATCGAATTTCGCCGAGTTGAATAACGTCGCAGGTGCGGCCCACACTGCCGGTGCCAGCACAGCGGCGGCGTTCCTGTCGCATTTTGTGAAACATTATCAGCAAGGTTGGCTGCACATTGACTGTTCGGCGACTTATCGCAAGTCGGCGGTGGAACAATGGGCGGCAGGCGCGACGGGAGTTGGCGTACGTACGCTGGCGGATTTCTTGTTGAGCAAGGCGGGTTAA